One region of Takifugu flavidus isolate HTHZ2018 chromosome 14, ASM371156v2, whole genome shotgun sequence genomic DNA includes:
- the LOC130537376 gene encoding CXADR-like membrane protein — protein MSAPHLLTPSLVLLAVLTACAQTEMKRVVGDNATLPCHHQFWVGDDPTLDIEWLLLKPTNRVVITYFAGRVFDPNEGERGRVAFAGEYLKGDASLMISDLSLTDSGEYSCKVKTGAQYHWSTIRLIVLVKPSKPQCWMEGKLLEGGDVKMRCKSADGSDPIRYRWERVLDKGKYVGKLPPLALIDLKNPEIVTLRNLTKDSAGVYKCTASNDVGEENCTVEVKMHYVRGMGVMAGAVVGVSFGVLLIILIIWLVFRKKEMKKYEEEETPNEIREDAEAPKAKLMKPNSLSSSRSGSSRSGTSSTQSMMHHMGPRGQPPCIPAVAALKHNCQGYIQTIPKTPERRSTPTSTSTSNSKTSSSPPRLGPGNLTRMGATPVMIPAQTKAFQTV, from the exons TTTTGCTGGCGGTGCTGACGGCGTGCGCCcagacagagatgaagagagtGGTGGGAGACAACGCCACGCTGCCCTGCCACCACCAGTTCTGGGTGGGGGACGACCCCACCCTGGACATCGAGTGGCTGCTCCTGAAGCCCACCAACAGGGTG GTCATCACATACTTTGCTGGCCGTGTTTTCGACCCCAACGAAGGCGAGCGCGGCCGCGTCGCTTTCGCTGGGGAGTATTTAAAAGGCGATGCCTCCCTGATGATCAGTGACTTGTCTCTGACAGACTCGGGAGAATACAGCTGCAAAGTCAAAACCGGTGCACAGTACCACTGGAGCACCATCCGCCTCATCGTCCTGG TAAAGCCGTCCAAACCTCAGTGCTGGATGGAGGGGAAATTGTTGGAGGGGGGTGACGTTAAGATGAGGTGCAAGTCTGCCGATGGCTCCGATCCCATCCGCTACCGATGGGAGAGGGTGCTGGACAAGGGCAAATACGTGGGCAAACTGCCCCCGCTGGCTCTGATCG atcTGAAAAACCCGGAGATTGTGACGCTGAGGAACCTGACCAAGGACAGCGCCGGCGTCTACAAATGCACCGCCAGCAACGACGTGGGGGAAGAGAACTGCACCGTGGAGGTCAAGATGCACT ATGTGAGAGGGATGGGCGTGATGGCCGGCGCTGTGGTGGGGGTCTCCTTTGGCgttctcctcatcatcctcatcatctggTTGGTGTTCCGCaagaaagagatgaagaaatatgaggaagaggagacccCGAATGAAATCAG AGAGGATGCAGAGGCCCCCAAAGCCAAACTGATGAAGCCCAACTCCCTTTCCTCATCGCGGTCTGGCAGCTCCCGCTCAGGAACCTCCTCCACACAGTCCATGATGCACCACATGGGGCCCCGAGGTCAACCCCCCTGCATTCCAGCTGTGGCCGCTCTTAAACACAACTGCCAAGGCTACATTCAGACCATTCCCAAGACTCCCGAACGGCGCTCCACACCAACCTCCACGTCTACATCCAACTCCAAGACCAGCAGCTCTCCGCCCAGACTGGGCCCTGGCAACCTGACCCGCATGGGGGCCACTCCTGTTATGATCCCTGCCCAGACAAAGGCCTTTCAGACGGTATAG
- the LOC130537774 gene encoding dapper homolog 3-like, whose translation MMATNEAPGCSDFLLPALSLPMKEERSRNKERLEASLAGLCELELLKQRQESRVLSALSLGDSLLSGQSPWGQLRSALFSLDAPKDPTADDRRHQTASLQGSSWYFDPSVKQQEAELSVRTEDQLTKAPVTLDDSQLCPGEVLVAKKNKFPESDYRPRVPRSLSAPEGTEETELDRRWSSEAKKHATVADVLGDIREIQLDQEDYHQAHKIETYIFGLIQRRTQHTRPSKPRTSLAHDTRAVGVARQSSLCHKDEQMPPKPVPAPEISGVSQTSDAYFPKAYNTDQEGYQGMGPAEDPAPPCRHQQQQQHPPGPYHRPRQASRSTLVEYQSFRVLQVNPDSSNSEPDLPPNYHYHSPPPLLKAHQPPPAEDQLVNAKYIPAQPCRGSARASGHQHSNPHKGFGVSKPNQGAFSLERGHHHLPEQQPVSQVQPSRSRGGAKKCRSNEDRGVSSRKQGKKACRSQSENSLQRVPERKYNTVERDGAGSGSGGKGNRSSQSRNKKQQQGGASYRRWQSTLELSQDEAEQSPTQAPLHASAAPNHKDNHGRRTRKSRPPHASYGPHHSHHHQHLEYQPERVPMHPCQPSEDYHHPAQGESESSTSEADSPDSSSLSSDSDESGGLVWPQQLAPQLSLASPPTPPGAAQQPKAFVKIKASHALKKKILRFRTGSLKLMTTV comes from the exons ATGATGGCTACGAACGAGGCGCCAGGCTGCTCCGACTTTCTGCTGCCTGCGCTTTCGCTGCCCATGAAAGAAGAGCGGAGTCGGAACAAGGAGCGGCTGGAGGCCAGCTTGGCCGGCTTGTGCGAGTTGGAATTGCTCAAACAGAGGCAGGAAAGCCGGGTGCTGAGCGCTCTGAGCCTCGGCGACTCTCTGCTGTCGGGACAGTCTCCTTGGGGACAACTGCGGTCGGCACTTTTTTCCCTGGACGCACCAAAAGACCCCACAGCCGATGACCGCAGGCACCAAACG GCCAGTTTGCAGGGTTCATCCTGGTATTTTGACCCATCCGTGAAGCAGCAAGAGGCCGAGCTGAGTGTGAGGACTGAGGATCAGCTAACAAAAGCTCCTGTTACTCTGGACGACAGTCAACTTTGTCCTG GAGAAGTCCTTGtggccaaaaaaaataaattccctGAATCAGATTACCGTCCTCGTGTTCCTCGTTCCCTCTCAGCCCCCGAGGGGACCGAAGAGACAGAGCTGGACAGAAGATGGTCGTCTGAAGCGAAGAAGCACGCCACCGTTGCCGACGTTTTGGGGGATATTAGAGAAATCCAACTCGATCAGGAAGATTATCACCAAGCCCATAAAATTGAGACTTACATCTTTGGACTGATCCAGCGCAGAACTCAACACACTCGTCCCTCAAAGCCCCGCACCAGCCTGGCGCACGATACTCGAGCCGTCGGCGTGGCCAGACAGAGTAGTTTATGTCACAAAGACGAACAAATGCCGCCAAAGCCGGTTCCTGCTCCGGAGATCTCAGGCGTTTCACAGACTTCAGACGCATATTTCCCAAAGGCTTACAACACTGATCAAGAGGGTTACCAGGGGATGGGGCCCGCTGAAGATCCTGCGCCTCCATgccgccatcagcagcagcagcagcatccgcCAGGGCCGTATCACAGGCCGAGACAGGCGTCCCGCTCAACCTTGGTGGAGTACCAGTCTTTCAGAGTGTTGCAAGTCAACCCAGACTCCAGTAACAGTGAACCCGACCTGCCGCCAAATTATCACTATCATTCTCCCCCACCGTTGTTAAAGGCTCATCAGCCGCCGCCAGCCGAGGACCAACTGGTGAATGCAAAGTATATTCCAGCCCAGCCCTGCCGAGGCTCCGCTAGAGCTTCCGGTCATCAGCACTCCAACCCTCACAAGGGTTTTGGGGTGTCTAAACCCAACCAAGGTGCATTCTCTCTGGAGAGAGGGCATCATCATCTTCCCGAGCAGCAGCCCGTGTCCCAGGTCCAACCCAGTAGATCCCGAGGGGGCGCAAAGAAGTGCCGTTCCAATGAAGATAGAGGAGtctccagcaggaagcaggGAAAGAAGGCGTGCAGATCCCAGTCAGAGAACAGCCTGCAAAGGGTTCCCGAGCGCAAGTACAACACAGTGGAGAGAGATGGTGCAGGAAGTGGCAGCGGAGGGAAAGGAAACCGCAGTAGTCAGTCCAGGAACAAGAAACAACAGCAAGGAGGCGCGAGTTACCGCCGTTGGCAGTCCACCCTTGAACTCAGCCAAGACGAAGCCGAGCAGTCCCCCACGCAGGCGCCGCTGCACGCCTCCGCCGCTCCGAACCACAAAGACAACCACGGGAGGCGTACGCGCAAATCCCGGCCTCCCCACGCGTCCTACGGGCCGCACCActcccaccaccatcagcacctgGAGTACCAGCCAGAGCGAGTGCCCATGCACCCATGCCAGCCCAGTGAGGACTACCACCACCCGGCCCAGGGGGAGTCTGAGTCCAGCACGAGCGAGGCCGACTCTCCAGATTCCAGCTCTTTGTCCAGTGACTCAGATGAGAGCGGCGGTCTCGTCTGGCCCCAACAGCTGGCCCCTCAACTGTCTCTGGCGTCACCGCCCACCCCCcctggagcagctcagcagcccaAAGCATTTGTTAAAATCAAAGCCTCACATGCCCTTAAGAAGAAAATTCTACGCTTCCGCACTGGCTCACTGAAACTGATGACCACTGTATGA
- the LOC130537775 gene encoding protein LBH-like isoform X2, translating to MSCIPASHSMNNILTQVEPQLEESPGERRGSRAYQIFPEVNKDEDSCPENILYRRERLPSIVVEPTELEGGSTRWPKLCPSGSSLEEGEETGCSADPTEQDSTAEPDSGARKSSLTPSQSQMSLSHLTPPTSPTPPEAAPPCLRS from the exons ATGAGCTGCATCCCAGCCTCACACAG TATGAACAATATTCTCACTCAAGTAGAacctcagctggaggagagtccaggagagagaagagggagcagaGCCTACCAG ATTTTCCCTGAGGTAAACAAGGATGAGGATTCCTGCCCTGAAAACATCCTCTACCGACGGGAACGTCTGCCTTCGATAGTGGTGGAGCCcacagagctggagggaggCAGCACGCGCTGGCCAAAACTGTGTCCTTCCGGCAGCAGtttggaggagggggaagagacgGGCTGCAGCGCCGATCCAACAGAACAGGACTCCACCGCGGAGCCAGA CTCGGGGGCCCGGAAGTCCTCCCTCACTCCATCCCAGAGTCAGATGTCCCTGTCCCACCTGACCCCGCCgacctcccccaccccccctgagGCTGCTCCACCCTGCTTGAGGAGCTGA
- the LOC130537775 gene encoding protein LBH-like isoform X1, translating to MSCIPASHSMNNILTQVEPQLEESPGERRGSRAYQIFPEVNKDEDSCPENILYRRERLPSIVVEPTELEGGSTRWPKLCPSGSSLEEGEETGCSADPTEQDSTAEPEYGSQSASKASKTNNVTSLSQCRENGRESSYQYKRELKEKAFFLNCG from the exons ATGAGCTGCATCCCAGCCTCACACAG TATGAACAATATTCTCACTCAAGTAGAacctcagctggaggagagtccaggagagagaagagggagcagaGCCTACCAG ATTTTCCCTGAGGTAAACAAGGATGAGGATTCCTGCCCTGAAAACATCCTCTACCGACGGGAACGTCTGCCTTCGATAGTGGTGGAGCCcacagagctggagggaggCAGCACGCGCTGGCCAAAACTGTGTCCTTCCGGCAGCAGtttggaggagggggaagagacgGGCTGCAGCGCCGATCCAACAGAACAGGACTCCACCGCGGAGCCAGAGTACGGATCTCAGTCAGCCAGCAAAGCTAGCAAGACCAATAACGTGACGAGTCTTTCCCAATGCAGAGAAAATGGGAGAGAATCAAGTTACCAGTATAAAAGGGAATTGaaggaaaaggctttttttctaAATTGTGGTTAA